The following proteins come from a genomic window of Gordonia westfalica:
- a CDS encoding acyltransferase family protein, translated as MTSTDPIRDSVASSSTDTRAAAPHAGTPGPATSPRRFYPQLEGMRALAAIGVLTTHVAFQTRAVEIPVLGPVLGRLDLAVALFFGLSGFLLWRPWVDAAHRGAGHPSIPRYLRHRVVRIWPAYVVAVVLVLLLLPEAQGADFDVWLANLTLTQVFVPLTLTAGLTQMWSLSVEIAFYALLPVFGLALLRLRGRRVGARIPVLLAIGVLSLGWAWVGASLPVAEGVETKNWVFGHLVWFVAGLILAEVAGVLDTAGASRGRWMNLAIRLSANRWLMLGLLVVAYGLACTRFAGPTGLGDVSNIEFVTKMVLGALCGYALLAPLVCNPGPFRFLNSRVMLALGRWSYGIFIWHVAVLAIVFPLFGIVPFNGNTVLVWVITLGLSVGIAAASYAFIEEPARNWLRNRDIRRRSNPVAP; from the coding sequence ATGACCAGCACCGACCCGATCCGCGACTCCGTCGCCTCTTCGAGCACAGATACGCGCGCCGCAGCGCCGCACGCCGGCACCCCCGGTCCGGCGACCAGCCCGCGACGCTTCTATCCGCAACTCGAGGGCATGCGTGCGCTCGCCGCGATCGGGGTGCTCACCACTCACGTGGCCTTCCAGACCCGCGCCGTCGAGATCCCGGTGCTCGGTCCCGTCCTCGGTCGCCTCGACCTCGCGGTCGCCCTGTTCTTCGGCCTCTCCGGGTTCCTGCTCTGGCGGCCGTGGGTCGACGCCGCGCACCGCGGGGCCGGGCATCCCTCCATCCCGCGCTATCTGAGGCACCGCGTCGTCCGCATCTGGCCGGCGTACGTGGTGGCCGTCGTGCTGGTGCTGCTCCTGCTGCCGGAGGCCCAGGGCGCCGACTTCGACGTCTGGCTGGCCAATCTGACGCTGACCCAGGTCTTCGTGCCCCTCACGCTGACCGCGGGGCTCACCCAGATGTGGAGCCTGTCGGTCGAGATCGCGTTCTACGCGCTGCTCCCGGTCTTCGGCCTCGCGCTGTTGCGGTTGCGCGGCCGACGTGTCGGTGCCCGCATCCCGGTCCTCCTCGCGATCGGTGTGCTCAGCCTGGGCTGGGCCTGGGTGGGTGCGTCGCTGCCGGTCGCCGAGGGCGTGGAGACCAAGAACTGGGTGTTCGGTCACCTGGTGTGGTTCGTCGCGGGCCTGATCCTCGCCGAGGTCGCCGGTGTCCTCGACACCGCGGGGGCGTCGCGCGGGCGGTGGATGAACCTGGCGATCCGGCTCAGCGCGAACCGATGGCTGATGCTCGGACTCCTCGTCGTCGCGTACGGCCTGGCCTGCACCCGCTTCGCCGGCCCCACCGGACTCGGCGATGTGTCCAACATCGAGTTCGTCACCAAGATGGTTCTCGGTGCGCTCTGCGGCTATGCGCTTCTCGCGCCGCTCGTCTGCAACCCGGGGCCGTTCCGCTTCCTCAACTCACGGGTGATGCTCGCGCTGGGACGCTGGTCCTACGGCATCTTCATCTGGCACGTCGCGGTCCTCGCGATCGTCTTCCCGCTGTTCGGCATCGTGCCGTTCAACGGCAACACCGTCCTCGTCTGGGTGATCACGCTGGGACTCTCGGTCGGGATCGCCGCGGCGTCCTACGCCTTCATCGAGGAACCGGCACGAAACTGGTTGCGCAACCGCGACATACGACGCCGCAGCAACCCTGTCGCTCCCTGA
- a CDS encoding DUF2613 domain-containing protein: MTNNRLVAGAVAGVAGILVGLGAVFLGGFLAAENSPSTDLNNINPNSGFVQGSVDYGSRGGAGETN; the protein is encoded by the coding sequence ATGACCAACAACCGCCTTGTGGCCGGCGCCGTCGCCGGTGTGGCCGGCATCCTGGTGGGACTCGGCGCGGTGTTCCTCGGCGGGTTCCTCGCCGCGGAGAACAGCCCGTCCACGGACCTGAACAACATCAATCCGAACAGCGGATTCGTCCAGGGTTCGGTCGACTACGGGTCGCGCGGCGGCGCGGGCGAGACCAACTGA
- a CDS encoding DJ-1/PfpI family protein yields MTQIAIVLYPRFTALDFIGPYEVLRMLPDADVRFVTHEPGPVVADSGVLVVGATHSFDETPSPDLILIPGGPGCFGAAKDEKLLEWLRAVSPAAQWTASVCTGSVVLAAAGLLDGLRATTHWSSLTALSLYGVTAVSDERIVRAGPDERIVTAAGVSAGIDLALWLADEIAGTKKAQAIQLSIEYDPQPHLDSGHRSKASAGTITASTLMLSRDIDKPEILKLSTQLLWDRALAKVRARR; encoded by the coding sequence ATGACCCAGATCGCGATCGTCCTCTACCCGCGGTTCACCGCACTCGACTTCATCGGCCCCTACGAGGTGTTGCGGATGCTGCCGGACGCCGACGTCCGGTTCGTCACCCACGAGCCCGGACCGGTCGTCGCCGACTCCGGTGTTCTCGTCGTCGGCGCGACACACTCGTTCGACGAGACGCCGTCACCCGATCTGATCCTCATCCCGGGTGGGCCGGGATGCTTCGGTGCGGCGAAGGACGAGAAACTCCTGGAATGGCTGCGCGCCGTCAGCCCGGCCGCACAGTGGACGGCGTCGGTCTGCACCGGCTCGGTCGTCCTGGCCGCCGCCGGACTGCTGGACGGCCTCCGCGCGACCACCCACTGGTCGTCGCTGACCGCGTTGTCGCTCTACGGCGTGACCGCGGTGTCGGACGAGCGCATCGTGCGTGCCGGCCCCGACGAGCGGATCGTGACCGCGGCCGGGGTCTCCGCAGGCATCGACCTCGCGCTGTGGCTCGCCGACGAGATCGCCGGGACGAAGAAGGCCCAGGCGATCCAGCTCTCGATCGAGTACGACCCGCAACCGCACCTCGACTCCGGCCACCGGTCGAAGGCGTCGGCCGGCACGATCACGGCGTCGACGCTGATGCTCAGCCGCGACATCGACAAGCCGGAGATTCTGAAGCTGAGCACCCAACTGCTGTGGGATCGCGCGCTGGCCAAGGTCCGCGCGCGCCGTTGA
- a CDS encoding GlxA family transcriptional regulator, with product MTRTVLVLGFPGVQSLDVTGPADVFTTASIALRDQGSPVTYDLRMVSQQGRPVDTGVGLQFVAHPLPDPAEPIDTLVLPGGTGVHQATQDTELIDWIRDAAGRARRVISVCNGAFLAAEAGLLDGRRATTHWAVSEHLAERYPAIRVDADALFVRSSDHVWTSAGVTAGIDLALAVLEEDHGTELAQLVARWLVLYMRRPGGQSQFAPPVWMPRARRDVIREAQRRIEAEPGLPHRLPDLAQEAAMSPRHFSRVFTEETGEAPSDYLERVRTDAARRALTESSDTMPVIAARCGFGSSESLRRTFSRRLGVSPDQYRKTFGRPRKTSR from the coding sequence ATGACACGAACGGTGCTGGTTCTCGGGTTCCCCGGGGTGCAGTCCCTCGACGTGACGGGACCGGCCGACGTCTTCACCACGGCGTCGATCGCACTACGTGATCAGGGTTCGCCCGTCACCTACGACCTGCGGATGGTGTCGCAGCAGGGCCGGCCGGTCGACACCGGCGTCGGCCTGCAGTTCGTCGCCCACCCGCTGCCCGATCCCGCCGAGCCCATCGACACCCTGGTCCTGCCGGGTGGCACCGGGGTCCACCAGGCCACCCAGGACACCGAGCTCATCGACTGGATCCGCGACGCGGCCGGACGCGCGCGCCGCGTCATCAGCGTCTGCAACGGCGCCTTCCTCGCCGCCGAGGCCGGGCTGCTCGACGGTCGGCGCGCGACGACGCACTGGGCCGTCAGCGAGCACCTCGCCGAGCGGTACCCGGCGATCCGGGTCGACGCCGACGCCCTGTTCGTCCGCAGCTCCGACCACGTCTGGACGTCGGCCGGTGTCACCGCGGGCATCGACCTCGCCCTCGCCGTCCTCGAAGAGGACCACGGCACCGAACTCGCCCAGCTCGTCGCCCGGTGGCTGGTCCTCTACATGCGTCGGCCGGGCGGTCAGAGCCAGTTCGCCCCGCCGGTGTGGATGCCGCGCGCCCGACGCGACGTGATCCGCGAGGCGCAGCGACGCATCGAGGCCGAGCCCGGCCTGCCGCACCGGCTTCCCGACCTCGCGCAGGAAGCCGCGATGAGTCCGCGTCACTTCTCGCGGGTCTTCACCGAGGAGACCGGCGAGGCGCCCAGCGACTACCTCGAACGGGTCCGCACCGACGCGGCCCGTCGCGCATTGACCGAATCCTCCGACACCATGCCGGTGATCGCCGCGCGCTGCGGCTTCGGCTCGTCGGAATCCCTGCGCCGCACGTTCAGCCGACGCCTCGGCGTCTCACCGGACCAGTACCGAAAGACCTTTGGCCGACCCCGCAAGACCTCTCGCTGA
- a CDS encoding universal stress protein — MDVGSISAGSATAPSGRGDNRARQTLMIAYDGSPNADRAIRYAGHFLRAESAVVVTAWQPGGMTPARLSTLAGGMQPFVDTQLDAGVDRALEDEAARMNERGVALARESGLSARGTLVEVESTVWGALVAAAEALDVDLLVTGTRGASGLKALLRSSVAERVLKHCHRPVFIVPAKCEQQPQVTL, encoded by the coding sequence ATGGACGTGGGGTCCATCTCGGCCGGGTCCGCGACCGCCCCCAGCGGTCGCGGTGACAATCGCGCCAGACAGACGCTGATGATCGCCTACGACGGCTCTCCGAACGCCGATCGTGCCATCCGCTACGCCGGACATTTCCTGCGCGCCGAATCCGCCGTCGTCGTGACCGCCTGGCAGCCCGGCGGCATGACCCCCGCACGCCTCTCCACCCTCGCCGGCGGCATGCAGCCGTTCGTCGACACACAACTCGACGCCGGCGTCGACCGCGCGCTGGAGGACGAGGCGGCCCGGATGAACGAGCGCGGCGTGGCACTGGCCCGCGAATCGGGCCTGTCGGCACGCGGCACCCTCGTCGAGGTCGAGTCGACGGTCTGGGGCGCACTCGTCGCCGCCGCCGAGGCGCTCGACGTCGATCTGCTCGTCACCGGTACCCGCGGGGCATCGGGACTCAAGGCGTTGCTGCGGTCCAGCGTCGCCGAGCGCGTCCTCAAGCACTGCCATCGCCCGGTGTTCATCGTCCCGGCCAAGTGTGAGCAGCAGCCGCAGGTCACGCTGTAG
- a CDS encoding glycoside hydrolase family 3 N-terminal domain-containing protein: protein MGPTRRPRWIRNVLATGTVAALGLGLVACGSSTPDSPPSTTSAYASPSASPSSVSATTTTVANPCGAEQLAKLSLRQKLAQLIVVGVTGAVDAKQIVDDEEIGGIFVGSWTDKAILTSGAASRISQNSPIPLMVTVDQEGGRVSRLSALGIDHASPRELAQTKTPEQVKAIAADVGRKLKGLGVTVDFAPVADVSDESDNEVIGDRSFSNDPAVVTEYAGAYAAGLAQAGITPVYKHFPGHGHGSGDSHLGVVTVPTLDELRKSDLIPFRNLLQDPGTAGVMVGHLIVPGLTDGLPSSISRPAIQMLRTGVGYDGPRYNGVIFSDDLSGMAAISAQYPIEQAVEKFILAGGDVALWLSTDRVSSVLDNLEVAVKRGRLAPARLDAKVIRILRSKGVVTC from the coding sequence ATGGGCCCAACTCGACGACCTCGATGGATTCGGAACGTGCTGGCGACCGGGACGGTCGCGGCCTTGGGTCTCGGTCTCGTCGCGTGCGGGTCGTCGACACCGGACTCCCCGCCGTCGACGACGTCTGCGTACGCCTCGCCGTCGGCCTCGCCGTCGTCGGTGTCGGCGACGACCACGACCGTCGCGAATCCCTGTGGCGCAGAGCAACTCGCCAAGTTGTCGCTGCGACAGAAGCTGGCGCAGCTGATCGTCGTGGGTGTCACGGGTGCCGTCGACGCCAAGCAGATCGTCGACGACGAGGAGATCGGTGGCATCTTCGTCGGCAGTTGGACCGACAAGGCGATCCTGACGAGCGGTGCGGCGTCACGGATCTCGCAGAACTCGCCGATCCCGTTGATGGTCACCGTCGACCAGGAGGGTGGCCGGGTGTCGCGGCTGTCGGCACTCGGTATCGATCACGCCTCACCTCGTGAACTGGCGCAGACGAAGACGCCCGAGCAGGTGAAGGCGATCGCGGCCGATGTCGGTCGCAAACTCAAGGGGCTCGGCGTCACCGTCGACTTCGCACCGGTCGCCGACGTCAGCGACGAATCCGACAACGAGGTCATCGGCGATCGCTCGTTCAGCAACGATCCGGCCGTGGTCACCGAGTACGCCGGCGCTTACGCCGCCGGACTCGCCCAGGCCGGAATCACGCCGGTCTACAAGCACTTTCCCGGACACGGTCACGGTTCGGGCGATTCGCACCTCGGCGTGGTGACCGTGCCGACGCTCGACGAACTGCGGAAGAGCGACCTCATCCCGTTCCGCAATCTGCTGCAGGACCCCGGTACAGCGGGTGTCATGGTCGGGCACCTCATCGTGCCCGGGCTGACCGACGGCTTGCCGTCGTCCATCAGCCGGCCGGCCATCCAGATGCTGCGCACGGGTGTGGGCTACGACGGTCCGCGGTACAACGGCGTCATCTTCTCCGACGACCTGTCGGGCATGGCGGCGATCAGCGCGCAGTACCCGATCGAACAGGCGGTGGAGAAGTTCATCCTCGCCGGCGGCGACGTCGCGCTGTGGCTGTCCACCGACCGCGTCTCGTCGGTCCTGGACAACCTGGAGGTCGCGGTGAAGCGCGGACGTCTCGCGCCCGCGCGGCTCGACGCGAAGGTGATCCGCATCCTCCGGTCCAAGGGCGTCGTGACCTGCTGA
- a CDS encoding TetR/AcrR family transcriptional regulator codes for MSGGTKRLPRAVREQQMLDAAVKVFAQNGFRDTSMDAIASEAQISKPMLYLYYGSKEELFSACIARESGLFIDAMSVGFDPSLSQREQAVTVIREFLRFVHENRESWRVLYRVAIGTASFSGIVSDSRQRVTEMVAQLIKAGTTVETAGDIDFELTAVAIVGACEAVADRITEGDVDLEKATNMLVGIAWRGLKGVGTDI; via the coding sequence ATGTCGGGCGGAACCAAGCGCCTGCCACGTGCAGTGCGCGAACAGCAGATGCTCGACGCCGCCGTGAAGGTGTTCGCGCAGAACGGTTTCCGCGACACCTCGATGGATGCCATCGCGTCCGAGGCGCAGATCTCCAAGCCGATGCTCTACCTGTACTACGGCTCCAAGGAGGAGCTGTTCAGTGCGTGCATCGCCCGTGAGTCCGGACTGTTCATCGACGCGATGAGCGTGGGCTTCGACCCGTCGCTCTCGCAGCGCGAGCAGGCCGTGACCGTCATCCGCGAGTTCCTGCGCTTCGTCCACGAGAACCGCGAGTCGTGGCGCGTGCTGTACCGCGTGGCGATCGGCACCGCCAGCTTCTCCGGGATCGTCTCCGACAGTCGCCAGCGCGTGACCGAGATGGTCGCGCAGCTCATCAAGGCCGGTACCACCGTCGAGACGGCCGGCGACATCGACTTCGAACTCACCGCCGTCGCCATCGTCGGCGCCTGCGAGGCCGTCGCCGACCGCATCACCGAGGGCGACGTCGACCTCGAGAAGGCCACCAACATGCTCGTCGGCATCGCCTGGCGCGGCCTGAAGGGTGTCGGTACCGACATCTGA
- a CDS encoding type I restriction-modification system subunit M, whose translation MITGEQKSKVDAVWDAFWSGGIANPLQVMEQITFLLFIRRLDDEQTRALNRANLTKKPIQNNPFPVDREELRWSVFKNYAADEMFETVDKKVFPFIQTMRDEDSTYAHFMKDARLQIPNAAMLVKVVDLLDKIEMRDLDTKGDIYEYMLAKIASSGQNGQFRTPRHIIKLMVEMMAPEPGDTIVDPASGTCGFLVAATEYMRKHHADEINSGKNAQHFHNDMFHGFDFDNTMLRIGSMNMLLHGVEQPDIRYRDSLAEANTGDAGAYSMVLANPPFAGSLDYENTAKDLQQIVKTKKTELLFLALFLRLLKPGGRAAVIVPDGVLFGSSKAHKTLRKMLVDDHKLDAVVKLPSGVFKPYAGVSTAILFFTKTNSGGTENVWFYDVQADGYSLDDKRTPLLDADKLGPLADLSDDDHVKNNLPDVLRRWADRDGSELRRARTEQSFCVPRNAIEEQGYDLSLNRYKEIVHEEVEHRAPEEILDELDKIELDIQSGLAELRQMLAGGAE comes from the coding sequence GTGATCACCGGAGAGCAGAAGAGCAAGGTCGACGCGGTCTGGGACGCGTTTTGGTCGGGTGGCATCGCCAACCCGCTGCAGGTGATGGAGCAGATCACCTTTCTGTTGTTCATCCGCCGTCTTGACGACGAGCAGACGCGCGCCCTCAACCGCGCGAACCTGACGAAGAAGCCTATACAGAACAACCCTTTCCCCGTTGACCGCGAGGAACTCCGGTGGTCGGTCTTCAAGAACTACGCAGCCGATGAGATGTTCGAGACCGTCGACAAGAAGGTCTTCCCGTTCATCCAGACGATGCGTGACGAGGACTCCACCTACGCGCACTTCATGAAAGACGCGCGCCTGCAGATTCCCAACGCAGCCATGCTCGTGAAGGTGGTGGACCTGCTCGACAAGATCGAGATGCGTGACCTCGACACCAAGGGCGACATCTACGAGTACATGCTCGCCAAGATCGCGAGCTCCGGCCAGAACGGGCAGTTCCGCACGCCGCGGCACATCATCAAGTTGATGGTCGAGATGATGGCGCCCGAGCCCGGCGACACGATCGTCGACCCGGCCTCCGGGACCTGCGGATTCCTCGTGGCGGCAACTGAATACATGCGTAAACACCATGCTGACGAGATCAACTCCGGTAAGAACGCACAGCATTTCCACAACGACATGTTCCACGGCTTCGACTTCGACAACACGATGCTGCGCATCGGCTCGATGAACATGCTGCTGCACGGCGTGGAACAACCGGACATCAGGTATCGAGACTCGCTGGCGGAGGCCAACACCGGCGACGCCGGCGCCTACTCGATGGTCTTGGCGAACCCGCCTTTCGCCGGCAGCCTCGACTATGAGAACACCGCCAAGGATCTCCAGCAGATCGTCAAGACCAAGAAGACCGAGCTGCTGTTTCTCGCGTTGTTCCTGCGACTGTTGAAGCCGGGCGGGCGAGCCGCGGTGATCGTGCCCGACGGCGTGCTGTTCGGATCATCGAAGGCGCACAAGACACTTCGCAAGATGCTCGTCGACGACCACAAGCTCGACGCAGTGGTGAAACTCCCGTCTGGTGTGTTCAAACCGTATGCCGGTGTCTCCACGGCCATCCTGTTCTTCACCAAGACCAACTCCGGCGGCACCGAGAACGTCTGGTTCTACGACGTCCAAGCCGATGGGTATTCGCTCGACGACAAACGGACCCCGTTGTTGGACGCAGACAAACTGGGACCGCTCGCGGACCTGTCCGACGACGATCACGTCAAGAACAACCTGCCCGACGTGCTGCGACGCTGGGCCGATCGCGACGGCTCCGAGCTCAGGCGGGCCCGCACGGAACAGTCGTTCTGCGTTCCGCGGAACGCTATCGAGGAGCAGGGCTACGACCTCAGCCTTAATCGCTACAAGGAGATCGTCCACGAGGAGGTCGAGCACCGCGCACCGGAAGAAATCCTCGACGAGCTGGACAAAATCGAGCTGGACATTCAGTCAGGGCTCGCGGAGTTGCGGCAGATGTTGGCTGGAGGCGCAGAATGA
- a CDS encoding restriction endonuclease subunit S gives MNWPTAALAEVAEIVSGGTPKSDVREYWDGGVPWVTPKDLSALTGSYIEETPRTISKLGLEKSSASLLPANSVLFSSRAPIGHVAINSVPMATNQGFKSFVPFPERLNAKYLYHWLRKNRAYLESLGNGATFKEVSKAVVSAIEIPLPPLPEQRRIAAILDHAEALRVKRREAIVRLDELIGATFSDIFGDGSIVEQTRSVGDVCSLVVDCVNKTAPTVDFPTPYRMIRTSNVRNARVDLESVRYVTADVFDRWTRRVLPVPGDVLLTREAPVGEVGLLEESGRVFLGQRLMLYRADPQYLVPDYLLYALKSPFVQRQFGRFESGSTVKHLSVPVCRQLEVPVPEIGVQHEFAERIACIRGLATKAQGQDVNALFNALQSRAFRGEL, from the coding sequence ATGAACTGGCCGACGGCAGCGCTTGCCGAAGTGGCAGAGATTGTTTCTGGTGGTACCCCTAAATCGGATGTCAGAGAGTACTGGGACGGTGGCGTTCCCTGGGTCACCCCGAAGGATCTCAGCGCCTTGACTGGTTCGTATATAGAGGAGACTCCACGAACCATAAGTAAACTCGGCTTGGAGAAGAGCTCAGCGAGTTTGCTGCCAGCAAACTCGGTTCTCTTCAGTTCGCGCGCGCCGATAGGCCACGTTGCAATCAATTCTGTACCGATGGCGACTAACCAGGGCTTCAAGAGCTTCGTTCCCTTCCCGGAACGGCTCAACGCGAAATATCTGTACCACTGGCTTAGGAAGAATCGCGCGTATCTTGAGAGCCTGGGGAACGGGGCCACCTTCAAAGAGGTATCGAAGGCGGTAGTGTCTGCGATTGAGATTCCGCTCCCTCCCCTCCCCGAACAACGCCGCATCGCAGCCATCCTCGACCATGCCGAGGCCCTACGGGTCAAGCGTCGCGAGGCCATCGTTCGGCTTGACGAACTAATCGGTGCGACCTTCAGTGACATTTTTGGAGACGGCAGCATCGTTGAGCAGACGAGGTCGGTAGGTGACGTATGCAGCCTCGTTGTTGACTGTGTCAATAAGACCGCTCCCACGGTGGACTTTCCTACTCCGTACAGAATGATCCGTACCTCGAATGTCAGGAATGCGCGGGTGGATCTAGAGAGCGTTCGGTACGTGACGGCCGATGTTTTTGACCGATGGACACGTCGAGTGTTGCCGGTGCCGGGGGATGTACTACTCACGCGTGAGGCCCCCGTCGGAGAGGTTGGTCTACTCGAGGAGTCAGGCCGTGTGTTTCTCGGACAGCGCCTAATGCTTTATCGTGCGGATCCGCAGTATCTTGTTCCGGACTACTTACTGTACGCACTCAAGTCACCATTTGTGCAAAGACAATTTGGTAGATTCGAGTCGGGATCTACGGTAAAGCATTTATCGGTCCCAGTGTGTCGGCAACTGGAAGTGCCTGTCCCGGAAATAGGTGTGCAGCACGAGTTTGCGGAACGGATTGCGTGCATTCGTGGTTTGGCTACAAAAGCGCAAGGTCAAGACGTTAACGCTCTCTTCAATGCGCTCCAATCCCGAGCCTTCCGAGGCGAACTGTGA
- a CDS encoding winged helix-turn-helix domain-containing protein, whose protein sequence is MNQPVSSLPTKIELTRPILNLMSDDQSWSRVELRDAVADALHLTPKQRAETVKSGGTRLHSRVSWALYQLKVSGAVEAAGPGKAKITAFGHQLLDEHPDQLTSADLEASPQNLDDASTIDEDSENLPVFWFVGAVFGDQQGDEAYDHTDQFRAEGRWHAGTPHKYAEQILTMKPGDRIAIKAAFTRKHGLPFGCHPRDAVERSAERLISVVEVIERCNDVSSWIAAAADLLHELRD, encoded by the coding sequence GTGAATCAACCTGTTTCGTCACTCCCGACCAAGATTGAGTTGACTCGGCCGATCCTCAACTTGATGAGCGACGACCAGTCTTGGTCCAGAGTCGAGCTGAGAGACGCCGTGGCCGATGCCTTGCATCTGACGCCGAAACAGCGAGCGGAGACCGTGAAGTCGGGCGGCACTCGTCTTCATTCACGCGTTAGTTGGGCGTTGTATCAACTCAAAGTCAGTGGAGCCGTCGAGGCTGCCGGACCTGGCAAGGCAAAGATCACCGCATTTGGTCACCAGCTGCTCGACGAACACCCCGACCAGCTGACATCCGCCGATCTGGAAGCGTCGCCGCAGAATCTCGACGATGCCTCGACGATCGACGAAGACTCGGAGAACCTACCGGTGTTCTGGTTTGTCGGTGCAGTTTTCGGTGATCAACAAGGAGATGAGGCGTACGACCACACCGACCAGTTCCGGGCCGAAGGTCGGTGGCATGCGGGCACCCCACACAAATATGCAGAGCAGATTCTGACGATGAAGCCAGGCGATCGAATCGCGATCAAGGCCGCGTTCACGCGAAAGCACGGCTTGCCGTTCGGCTGCCATCCGAGAGACGCTGTTGAGCGTTCCGCGGAACGCTTGATCTCAGTCGTCGAGGTCATCGAACGCTGCAACGATGTAAGCAGTTGGATTGCTGCCGCTGCCGACCTGCTGCACGAACTCAGGGATTGA